The Vespa velutina chromosome 9, iVesVel2.1, whole genome shotgun sequence nucleotide sequence ttattattaaataaattcgatttatgtAAAGGCATTAAATTGTCAATTATCATATTGACAACTTATAgaatttagatatttatattcattttcgtCTCGTGAAATTCTTTTCTCCATTATGGAGTATGAGAAGgatataagagaaaatcaaaaaaaaaaaaatagataaaataaagctTATGCGATATATTAGATCTAAAATTGGAGACACCTTTTAACTGCGATAATACGTACGAACGATAATCGAATGTATCTCATTTAAAGTATGGGGATACACAATTTCTATTTCCCCATAGATTTCGATTCACTCTAGATTCCGTTACGCAGCTGGAGCAAAGCCGAGAGTTTGCAACGGTGGTTGTTATAGCCCAGTTCCATGCATTTCTCATTGTCCtgtgcatgcatgcatatatacatatatatgtatatatatatatatatatatatatatatatataaaactatgttaatacatacatacatacatacatgagtAAGTTTTATCTACTATTGTGACTTTTGTTAgcattcattctctctctctctctctctctctctctctctctctctctctctctctctctctctctctctctctctctttcactcactctttTATGTATCACAGATAAAAGCTGATACTTGAacgactctctctttctctctctctttttctttcctctataTAACTAAACTactataaagtaaatatatatatatatatatatatatatatatatatatataaatatccttTGGTGTAAAAACGACCACGCCCAAAATACCAGACTTCAACGTTATCGTCGTGACTACATGAGTTTATAATTGCGGCATAAAGTTTCATTGTGTATTGCCTCGTATTTCTTCAATACCAACATcgatatgatattatatatccgGTTTTCGGCTAAACGCtgtatatcgaaattatcatATTCCTTTCGATTCTATTTGAcaactattttattatttatatcacacaatatacatacatacatacatacatatatatatatatatatatatatgcatacacgaattcgaatatatatatatatatatatattatacgtatacatttattgatattatttattattattatttattattctaatataaatatgtataaatatatataagcttgagtataaaattatgatatttctaattaaattttaaattagaaaatatttatgatcactttgttagaataataaataatatcatatatatctatttttatctattacatatatatatatataatagatgttTAAGTTCACGAATAAAAAgcactatattatatttttaattattattttttaaaagtaatcactgaaaaaaatatagcgtattattaaatacattgatgataataaagatcgttagatttctttcgaacgattcgtatcgtaatattattcttattatctcgATAATCCTCTTTTACAAAGGATAATTCTCATAGATCATTCGACAATGGCAATGACGATAATACACACTATGAACGATTTCGATGAATCAGCGGGACTTAATATCTATTCGAAAACTATTACGTCGTAGGATGAATTTAAACGGCCAAgaatacttacatatacattgtgttgtatgtatttacataagtAAATATGTTTACCACAATGTTCTTAGGCGATGTCTcttgcatttttatttatttatttatttttttctttgactttaaattttttctctttcttgtttttttctttttcttttctttttttcttctcctttttctttcgttcctgctttgttattgtcgtctcgttctttttttaaatacattaattatgagagacaattattattacttattatttattagtattattaatattattattattattattactattattattattattattattattattattattattattactattattattattattattattattattattattattattattattattattattactattaggAATTACTAGAACAAACTTCTCATGAATGATTTACCATCAATTGATTATTCAAATGGATTAatgcattaaatatttttgatgatTCTATTTAGTGACATTGATTTAATGGAACATGccaatatgaaattaaatgagattgaATATCGTTAATTTACTCGACAGGTATACGTGGCTTAAGTAATCTTGTTGTTGCGTAATCATCCTCGaagcatgcatatatatatatatatatatatatatatatatatatattcatattgtatacatattgACGAGATATTATCAACCAGGTACACATtcgttaacgttaataagcTTTTACGTActtaaaatcgattatcattacgaatatatacatatatatatatatatatatatatatatatagatatatatatatatatatatatatatatatgtatacatatgtcgAGTTTTACATGCATgttcttttcaaaaatatccGATATTATTCCTAATTGCTTTTTTAAGTTCATATAATAagtttatagattttattttattgtatataaaacttatatatatatatatatcaattattattattaattagaaatatttttataaatttaggTTTACATCAGGTTTAATccttaacaaattttttttacaaatttttattcgtgtttacaaataaataaacaatttatataatatatctgcGTGAGCGTGTGTGAGTGagtataaaagttataatatattactataaatattgtataatacatatgatatatatatatatatatatatattaatagtataattatattataataagtataagttaaatttgaaaaatgaatattaacaaattgtttttttcgcccgaagtaaaaattaaactctatttcttttggattactactatttaaataaagcaaaagttaacaaaaaattacatatatatatatatatatatatatatatatatatatatatatatatatatatagccatacacacgtatgtacgtacaagtGTATGCACTTCGAAATTACATCGATTTATGaagaatatttaacaaattcaatgatattgtaatcgattttttattcttcttcatttgaagaacaaattcgatagaaaaatttatcttcatCTAAAGGTTATgagatgttaataaaaaaaaaaaaaaaaaaaaaaaaaaaaaattcgcaatatatcgaattataagcgcgaaatgtaaatattgataaaactttcgaataaatattttcatttatttatttatttatttattttttttttctttttttattttacatataaatctaATGTGTCGTCGATCCTTTTAAATGTAGTTTCCTTCAAAACAAGGACGACGATAGTAACTTAGAAGTTAGGAACATTGTTAAAACTGTTGGCTCGGTTGCATGTTatgtaatatcaattaaatgcTTGTTTTCGTGTGACGTAACGGTCAACTTCTCCTGTTTCAGGCCGCGGAAggcttcgtcttcgtcgtggGTTGCGATCGTGGAAGAATTCTCTACGTATCCGAGTCGGTATCACAAACTCTCAATTACTCTCAGGTACCAAATCACTATGTGAGACATTAACTCGAGTTTGAACTTATAGACACATGGCAAAACTTATGATTTAAAGAGAATTCCAATATACAGTGATGAACTTGTCGGACAATACAATTTTTAGACAATGATCttcgttgaattatttttttttttcttttctttatgtaattatttcatcatcgatgatattatgatattggtttgttatttaatgtaaaaagaaaaaaaaaaaactagatcgataatattattatatatgtatataaatatgtgtatatacatatatatatatatataaatatatatgatatatatatatttatatatatatatatatatatatatatatatcattgattcAACATTacgcaattttctttttattttttattattttgacatGATCGATACATCGATTTTGTTTTAGTAAtttaatccaaaaaaaaaaaacaaaaaagaattaattatatgacatattaaatatataaataaacctAACTatgacaaattaatttttgtacaattatcttatcatcgatatatcgGTTTTCTCTTgctatttttaatacatatatatatatatatataaattgtatgatATGACATATATTACGTGTAAAGGTGgatctaaattaaaaattaatttttctcaattattctaccaagaattattttatcatcgatcTATCAATCTTATCTTGCTATTTGAtctaaaaggagagagagaaaaaaaaaagggaaaagaataaCGGATATAAATTTTCCTGACTTCTATAAATCACCCTGTATATCCCAAAGgagaatgtataataaaattgataaaaaaaaaaaaaaaaaaaaaaaaacgataaaaaaaaacttttgtaGGGTGATCTTTTGGGTCAGAGTTGGTTCGACATACTTCATCCGAAGGACGTAGCAAAAGTAAAGGAGCAATTATCCTCGTCGGATCTAAGTCCGCGAGAACGACTGATCGATGCTAAAAGTAAGTATAGtgtataatacacacacacacacacacacacacacacacacgcgcgcgcgcgcgcgcgcatacaaaaaaagatataacaattaagaattaagaaggataaattaataataaaaaatttgttcaattgattaaaaagaaaaaaaattattttgacgtGAGGGAGGAATATCTGATTAAGATTCGGCGATAGaattttctctcgttaaaCGTTCCATGTTTGACATTCGACCCACGAATCCATTAATTATAGCACCTTTCGACATTCACCTGACTAGCTTACGCGCGTCGATCAGGATAACGCAGATTACTAACTACGATTTTCTTCCACATTCACCCGATGAAATGTCAGTCGTCCTGCAACATTTGCTTCCAAGACCGTTTGCCGATAAACATCTTTGCGAATCTGTGTTAGCAGAGATAAACCGTCTATTACGAAAGGATTCGTGCATTCAATGAGGAAGATAGACTAAACGAGAATGATCATATGAtcatgatgacgacgacgatgagatgatgatgatggtgatgatgatgatggtgatgatagTACAAAACGTTTATAGAGATCATCGGTTGTCTCTAATTACTCATGTCCCttacaaatattaaacatGTTTAAGTATAAtcatttagaaaagaaaatcgtagaTACTATAGGGACctaatcgaaattaattatatcctattgtatatctttatatcaatttaaaaataatatatttcaaacagATTGTAACCTGatgtaataatgatgatgatgatgatgataacgatacaAAGAAGTATTCATCAGAATCATTGATTATCACTAATTACATATGTTCTTATAAACGTATTAACATTCATTCGTATATAATCACTAATCGAATAAACTTGATATATTCTATACGAACAACCTAATCGTAACTAATGGTAGatcctataataaataaatgtctgTAATATTAAGTGGTATATCTCAAAGAACGTTTAAAAAGTAATGTGATCGACGAGCTAGAAAAATGGAGATgacagaaaattattaatttaatgaatcgTTAATGGATGAGTGATAAgcgaatattaatatcttatgttttctttttctttttctttctttctttttttttttttggttctttttcttttctttttttttttttgcttctccttttcattttctttttcattttgttttagcTATGCTGCCAGTGAAAACTGACGTTCCTCAAGGGGTGTCCCGACTTTGTCCAGGTGCAAGGAGATCTTTCTTTTGTCGAATGAAACGTAAAGTCGAAGGAGTTAGATGCGGCGAATTACAAGTCAAAGAGGAAGCTGATACGACTACTGGTTGTCATAGacgaaaaaaacaacaaaatgtTGGTTAGTTGATTGatgcttttattaattaaaacagaaaaaaaaaaataataataataacaataggaTGTATCATATTAAAGTAAAcaacttgaaaattttattttgactaAACTATATCGAATACaagaatgaaatttgttttatagtAATCAgtgatatttcaattttttatgaacAAATGTTCGATTTGGGTATCGCCCAATTACGTGAAACACGTCCCAACGAAATCCAAATTTTTACTAAACTTTTTATCAAGAATTTTGTCATccacaaaaacaaaagaaatagttTCCCATTCTTATGTTTTAATTGTTGCACATGAACAATTGTCCTTTAAGAAGTTTCAAATAAAGAAGGGATGAATTAAGATCTGATGATTTGAATTGCGTCATTGATCGATGTATTTAATCGCGTCAAATCCGTCAGGTTGtaagaaattttcattcaaaaaaacaaaacaaaaaaaaaaagtaaaaagaaaaaagaaaaagagagaaaaaaaaatgaaaaatctttgaCTGGTACGATAACGTCGATGATTGTTCGACGACAAATCACATTATCGTATaccatataatttaattaaaataaatttttgaagttgtttacaatattttgataaatatataaaatatatttgtaataatattttgtaataaaaaatagagatcacacacacacacgcgcgcacctacacacacacacacatacacacacacacatatataaaacgattGGCTAGctttagaaatatatgtattacgaaAGGAATTcgtatttccttctctctcgttcaacgagagatagtgagatagtgtgagagagagagagagagagagagagagagagagagaaagatagatagagagaaagagaaagagagagagagagagagagaaagagagagatggattcAGGTAACATAGAGTTCTTTGTCGAAGGTGAAAAATCTTGATGATCGGTGAAAGGACGTCGAATGCTGGCGCGTTCTCCCGTGTAACATCACttgaaatatcgttattgctaTCTCAAATCCCGGGAAtaaagttcttctttttttttttctttttctttctttttttttttttttttctttttttcaaacccCATAATAACATGGTAAGAAATGTTGTAGGTTCGTATAACTCTCTTCTATCTAgctatgtatctatctctgtGTTATTGGtattgtatatgcatatacgtatttacgtacgtacgtaatacatgtgtatataatatcttgGGCAATTCATTCTTTAAacataaagaatttttatactcGTATAAGTTATAgtatcttcatttctttttcttcttttttttttttttttttttgtatgtttaaatatatccaTTCTTTAAGATATaactatacacatatatatatatatatatatatatatatatatatatacagacatacacacacgttaTTTTAGATTTCTTCTTGCTATATTACATACTCGTGTTAGTTatagttctttatttttttattttttaataatctctctctctctctctctttctctcatacacacacacacacacacacacacacacacacacatgcaattttctaagatatagaataaataaacatgcatatactttatttaatatttcctgtttattatataattataatcgaatgattatttaattatatctttttaccattctttcttttctctgatACAAACAGATTGGAAGTATTGCGTGATCCAATGTACCGGATATCTGAAGTCTTGGGCACCAGCGAAAATCGGTTTGGAAGAACAAGAGGGAGAAGCCGATGGCGAAGCTTGCAATTTGTCGTGTTTGGTAGCAGTCGGTCGAATTCAAACTGCGCTTCCAACCTCATCAACCTCAACGAGAAGACCACGTCTTCGAACTATAGAGTTCATCTCGAGACACGCAATGGATGGGAAATTCTTGTTCGTGGATCAAAGGTCATTTAGAATTAGCTACTCTTTTGCAATAGAACGGCTattgacgatgacgatgaagaagaagaagagattgCTTTGGCGTTCATTGAAAGACCGCAAATGTTAATgaagtctctctttttctctctctctctctctctctctctctttctctctctctctctctctctctctctctctctctctctctctctctctctctgtggtaaagaaaataataaatataatattttgttcttaTGCCTTCAGAGCCACACTGGTACTTGGTTTTCTTCCTCAGGAACTTTTGGGTACTAgtatgtatgaatattatCATCACGATGATATACCACACCTCGCAGAATCACACAAAACGGCATTGCAATCTTCTGAACGTGTTACGACCCAAGTAagtctttgtcttttttcttctcttttttctttttttttctttttttttttttttttttttatatttcattttatttatcataatcttTCGTCTGTCTGTTCTTGAagataatatcatttctttcattctttctttctttctttctttctttttttctttttttttttttccttctccttttttaggTATATAGGTTTAGAAATAAGGGTTCGAATTTTGTCAGGCTACAGTCTGAATGGAAATCCTTCAAGAATCCATGGACCAAAGATATCGAATATTTGATAGCCAAGAATTCGACCGTCTAGTGAGTTTAATCTTGtaacattatcttttttcctttttccctcctcctcctcctcttcctcccacCCCGTctctttgtaataaattttatttcatttattatatcactTTCAGTTGTGACATACGACAGGCTGGAAATAGTACGAATAAAACTGAAAATTCTAGCGTACAAGAGAATTATGAATACTTCGCTCAAAGTATGTATCTCTTTGTACCGACGAAGAAATAATGCGTTAGTTGTCACTtgacgattaattaaataaaagatgagaaaaaagaagaataaataaataaataaataaataatattgaattttagGCAATGGAGGCTTGGAAAGACTTATCTCGAGTCACGTAGAGGTCAGTAAAATTGGACGTCAAATAGCAGAGAATGTTTTGGACCTTCAAAGACGCGGTGAAGATTCTTCATCAGGAAGTAGTCCGGGTCCGGTTGTGGAATCCGCATTGTTAAATACCgaggtagatatatataatttgtataaaatttagaattgataattctaaatttttgaaaatttagaatgtatataaatattataagtgaactatttaataacaatgttGACAATAGGGATCATCTTTCCGACCTAAGTCGCAGATTACGACCACGGCTTCGCCAGAGAGAATTCACGAGGTCTCGCAAGTAGGAATAAGTGCTGATAACAGCAGTAACAACCCAACGTCCACGTACAACCACGTAGCCAACAACGTTCAACTCAACAGCATCGCGAACGACCAAGGTCATAGCTATTACTGTCTCTAAGGAGTCGTTTATTGGTGTGTAGTGCGAATGCCGGATTTATcagaagagaagaatagaaatatgTAGATcagaaagggagatagagaaaaagagatagatagataaatagaaagagagagggggggggagaggaagagagagagagatagagagagagagagagaaagagagagagaaagaaagagagaatagttTATGAAAATACACAGTGTCTATACAATCGGCTTGTAGGcaatgatttatatacatgatcatggaaatatatgtataaagtaGATACGCATATATTAGCATGTTCAtgcaacaaatatttatttttcatacgtaCATAATATCTTTGCCAAAGACATTGCTatctgattcttttttttgtcttttctaaGTAATCttgttcatttcatttttttgttcttcttctttttaatctgACTTATCtctaaatagaaaattaattataataaaatgcacGGTTCCTATCAAATTATTCACCTTGGATACAAATAGTTATCACGCGCAACGTTACATATACCTCCTTTTAGGACCGTTACCAGACGAGGATATGATGGAAATGATCGGTGGGACTGCTATTAATGAGTCCCCAAATCCTGTGCCCTCCGATGGAAATGATGAGGCAGCAATGGCTGTGATTATGAGTCTTCTGGAAGCTGATGCTGGCTTGGGTGGCCCTGTTGATTTCACCGGATTACCATGGCCATTACCATAGTGTGGATTGCATTAGTGATTACTTCACAGTGACTTTTTTCAATATGTACATTACAATTttgaacatatttatataaggaTCATTAGTGAAAAAGtgtatatactataaaatCCCTTCCATGTACCTGTAATCAATACTTTgacaaaaacattttttaaacattcaagtatatatatatatatatatatatatatatatatatatatatatatttatatatatatatataaaattttttaacgaatcttTCAAATATCCCGATTAAATGGTACACTGGTCTTAAGAAAAACTTAAAAGCGCTTATTCTCAAAGTGTGTAGAGTTATTCTGGTGCTAAAGTGGTGCTGCGTGGAACATAAATCAGTGTATTCTATGTGACATCGTTTAAAGTGTGTCGCTATCGACAATTCATTTTCCACGtgttattaatgtttcttagcatttattgt carries:
- the LOC124951836 gene encoding protein cycle isoform X10 — translated: MVGGSNTSAKLDEIQRQRVCRFFEEYRTRREILVSCLRFSYSFDRPRSQQRKNKNDGSDLLDDIGDDAKSVRTNDDSKKQNHSEIEKRRRDKMNTYITELSAMVPMCHAMSRKLDKLTVLRMAVQHLKTILGAVTSYTEGHYKPAFLSDQELKTLILQAAEGFVFVVGCDRGRILYVSESVSQTLNYSQGDLLGQSWFDILHPKDVAKVKEQLSSSDLSPRERLIDAKTMLPVKTDVPQGVSRLCPGARRSFFCRMKRKVEGVRCGELQVKEEADTTTGCHRRKKQQNVDWKYCVIQCTGYLKSWAPAKIGLEEQEGEADGEACNLSCLVAVGRIQTALPTSSTSTRRPRLRTIEFISRHAMDGKFLFVDQRATLVLGFLPQELLGTSMYEYYHHDDIPHLAESHKTALQSSERVTTQVYRFRNKGSNFVRLQSEWKSFKNPWTKDIEYLIAKNSTVYCDIRQAGNSTNKTENSSVQENYEYFAQSNGGLERLISSHVEVSKIGRQIAENVLDLQRRGEDSSSGSSPGPVVESALLNTEGSSFRPKSQITTTASPERIHEVSQVGISADNSSNNPTSTYNHVANNVQLNSIANDQGPLPDEDMMEMIGGTAINESPNPVPSDGNDEAAMAVIMSLLEADAGLGGPVDFTGLPWPLP
- the LOC124951836 gene encoding protein cycle isoform X9, which produces METPPTMVPDQAPAPGHHYHNHYPHHHHHHHHHQQQQQQQQQQQQQQQQQQQQQQHHHHHHHHQQQQQQQQQQQQQQQQQQQQHQHHHHHHHHHRGSSNNTPTRNHCQPGSTDNSEDFAPISKKRKLSCQFFEEYRTRREILVSCLRFSYSFDRPRSQQRKNKNDGSDLLDDIGDDAKSVRTNDDSKKQNHSEIEKRRRDKMNTYITELSAMVPMCHAMSRKLDKLTVLRMAVQHLKTILGAVTSYTEGHYKPAFLSDQELKTLILQAAEGFVFVVGCDRGRILYVSESVSQTLNYSQGDLLGQSWFDILHPKDVAKVKEQLSSSDLSPRERLIDAKTMLPVKTDVPQGVSRLCPGARRSFFCRMKRKVEGVRCGELQVKEEADTTTGCHRRKKQQNVDWKYCVIQCTGYLKSWAPAKIGLEEQEGEADGEACNLSCLVAVGRIQTALPTSSTSTRRPRLRTIEFISRHAMDGKFLFVDQRATLVLGFLPQELLGTSMYEYYHHDDIPHLAESHKTALQSSERVTTQVYRFRNKGSNFVRLQSEWKSFKNPWTKDIEYLIAKNSTVYCDIRQAGNSTNKTENSSVQENYEYFAQSNGGLERLISSHVEVSKIGRQIAENVLDLQRRGEDSSSGSSPGPVVESALLNTEGSSFRPKSQITTTASPERIHEVSQVGISADNSSNNPTSTYNHVANNVQLNSIANDQGPLPDEDMMEMIGGTAINESPNPVPSDGNDEAAMAVIMSLLEADAGLGGPVDFTGLPWPLP